A region from the Strix uralensis isolate ZFMK-TIS-50842 chromosome 24, bStrUra1, whole genome shotgun sequence genome encodes:
- the LOC141954278 gene encoding uncharacterized protein LOC141954278 isoform X2: MKRMKWGNHFRDRSTGVTFETKDFKVTAAYASGYTESSHREVSEYRVKLLLPDADYSCAEIIAKVGQILPEDELPMDQMQGRGRSAGSRPHGGFKAVCRKKVSGTSSDGTHEDDQGETLSPGGIGSSRKRPKKEKRQPPAQKNMKTAEVVKETLMLENGKNQAEIAQEETTQSLIPTPVRIVMFAIFVFVIFVHVINRLIQVVCS, encoded by the exons ATGAAGAGAATGAAGTGGGGGAACCATTTCAGAG ACAGAAGTACTGGAGTAACCTTTGAAACAAAAGACTTCAAAGTGACAGCAGCCTATGCCTCTGGCTATACTGAA TCTTCACACCGGGAAGTGTCTGAATATCGTGTGAAGCTTCTCTTGCCTGATGCAGATTACAGCTGTGCTGAGATAATAGCAAAGG TAGGACAAATATTGCCGGAGGATGAATTGCCGATGGACCAGATGCAGGGACGGGGGAGATCAGCTGGCAGCAGACCCCACGGCGGTTTCAAGGCTGTTTGCAGGAAAAAG gtgAGTGGAACATCTAGTGATGGAACTCATGAAGATGACCAAGGTGAAACTTTGTCTCCCGGAGGAATCGG ATCCAGCAGGAAAAGgccaaagaaagagaagaggcagCCACCAGCTCAGAAGAATATGAAGACAGCTGAAGTGGTAAAAGAGACATTGATGCTGGAAAACGGGAAGAACCAAGCAGAAATAGCCCAGGAAGAGACCACTCAAAGTCTGATACCCACGCCTGTGAGGATTGTGATGTTTGCCATCTTTGTGTTTGTGATCTTTGTGCATGTAATTAACAGGCTAATACAAGTGGTCTGCTCGTAA
- the LOC141954278 gene encoding uncharacterized protein LOC141954278 isoform X1: protein MKRMKWGNHFRDRSTGVTFETKDFKVTAAYASGYTESSHREVSEYRVKLLLPDADYSCAEIIAKGRQILPEDELPMDQMQGRGRSAGSRPHGGFKAVCRKKVSGTSSDGTHEDDQGETLSPGGIGSSRKRPKKEKRQPPAQKNMKTAEVVKETLMLENGKNQAEIAQEETTQSLIPTPVRIVMFAIFVFVIFVHVINRLIQVVCS, encoded by the exons ATGAAGAGAATGAAGTGGGGGAACCATTTCAGAG ACAGAAGTACTGGAGTAACCTTTGAAACAAAAGACTTCAAAGTGACAGCAGCCTATGCCTCTGGCTATACTGAA TCTTCACACCGGGAAGTGTCTGAATATCGTGTGAAGCTTCTCTTGCCTGATGCAGATTACAGCTGTGCTGAGATAATAGCAAAGGGAA GACAAATATTGCCGGAGGATGAATTGCCGATGGACCAGATGCAGGGACGGGGGAGATCAGCTGGCAGCAGACCCCACGGCGGTTTCAAGGCTGTTTGCAGGAAAAAG gtgAGTGGAACATCTAGTGATGGAACTCATGAAGATGACCAAGGTGAAACTTTGTCTCCCGGAGGAATCGG ATCCAGCAGGAAAAGgccaaagaaagagaagaggcagCCACCAGCTCAGAAGAATATGAAGACAGCTGAAGTGGTAAAAGAGACATTGATGCTGGAAAACGGGAAGAACCAAGCAGAAATAGCCCAGGAAGAGACCACTCAAAGTCTGATACCCACGCCTGTGAGGATTGTGATGTTTGCCATCTTTGTGTTTGTGATCTTTGTGCATGTAATTAACAGGCTAATACAAGTGGTCTGCTCGTAA
- the BLACAT1 gene encoding bladder cancer associated transcript 1 isoform X3 — translation MPQFTFACFCGLHGFCKMKRKKEESSAEQETAV, via the coding sequence ATGCCCCAATTCACCTTTGCTTGCTTCTGCGGGCTCCATGGCTTCTgcaagatgaagaggaagaaagaagagtcCAGCGCGGAGCAGGAGACAGCGGTGTGA
- the BLACAT1 gene encoding bladder cancer associated transcript 1 isoform X2: MRSPGGAPTPLLLQVMPQFTFACFCGLHGFCKMKRKKEESSAEQETAV; this comes from the coding sequence GTCTCCTGGGGGTGCTCCCACACCTCTCCTGCTCCAGGTGATGCCCCAATTCACCTTTGCTTGCTTCTGCGGGCTCCATGGCTTCTgcaagatgaagaggaagaaagaagagtcCAGCGCGGAGCAGGAGACAGCGGTGTGA
- the BLACAT1 gene encoding bladder cancer associated transcript 1 isoform X1 — translation MPCCQRSPGGAPTPLLLQVMPQFTFACFCGLHGFCKMKRKKEESSAEQETAV, via the coding sequence GTCTCCTGGGGGTGCTCCCACACCTCTCCTGCTCCAGGTGATGCCCCAATTCACCTTTGCTTGCTTCTGCGGGCTCCATGGCTTCTgcaagatgaagaggaagaaagaagagtcCAGCGCGGAGCAGGAGACAGCGGTGTGA